The Punica granatum isolate Tunisia-2019 chromosome 4, ASM765513v2, whole genome shotgun sequence genome has a window encoding:
- the LOC116202274 gene encoding tRNA 2'-phosphotransferase 1 isoform X3 codes for MDVPNNPSNHGKSSSFSAFAHSTRSGGRGRGGDLKSDRERSRGHGGASGKDRIDALGRLLTRILRHMATELNLNMRSDGYVKVQELLQLNIKTFANVPLRAHTVDEIKEAVRRDNKQRFSLLEEAGELLIRANQGHTVKAVETENLLKPILSAEEVPVCVHGTYKKNLKLILETGLNRMQRLHVHFSRGLPTDGEVISGMRRDVNVLIFLGVRKALEDGMKLYVSDNQVILTEGFEGVVPVKYFEKILSWPDKQVIPF; via the exons ATGGATGTCCCAAACAACCCTAGCAACCATGGAAAGAGCTCATCTTTCTCTGCGTTTGCTCATTCCACAAGAAG TGGTGGTAGAGGAAGAGGTGGAGATTTGAAAAGTGACCGTGAAAGATCAAGAGGCCATGGTGGTGCTTCTGGCAAAGATAGGATCGATGCTCTTGGGAGACTCTT GACACGCATTTTGCGCCATATGGCCACTGAGCTGAACTTGAATATGAGGAGTGATGGGTATGTCAAAGTTCAAGAATTACTCCAGCTGAACATTAAAACATTCGCCAATGTTCCATTGAGGGCACACACTGTTGATGAGATTAAGGAG GCTGTTAGGAGGGATAATAAACAGCGGTTCAGTCTTCTTGAGGAAGCTGGAGAGCTTCTGATACGTGCAAATCAAGGACATACAGTTAAG GCAGTTGAAACAGAAAACTTACTTAAGCCAATCCTCTCAGCTGAAGAAGTTCCAg TGTGTGTCCATGGAACTTATAAGAAGAACCTAAAATTGATACTGGAGACTGGTTTAAACCGCATGCAGAGATTGCACGTGCACTTCTCGAGAGGCTTGCCCACAGATGGGGAAGTAATAAGTG GCATGAGACGGGATGTCAACGTCCTGATCTTCCTTGGCGTGAGAAAAGCACTTGAAG ATGGAATGAAACTTTACGTCTCAGACAATCAGGTCATATTGACAGAAGGTTTCGAAGGAGTAGTGCCGGTGAAGTACTTCGAGAAGATACTGTCTTGGCCCGATAAACAAGTTATTCCTTTctga
- the LOC116202274 gene encoding tRNA 2'-phosphotransferase 1 isoform X1, with amino-acid sequence MWTSLTSNSFRILRYCYIFCPHFPAKPTTSLIRRRGLGLMDVPNNPSNHGKSSSFSAFAHSTRSGGRGRGGDLKSDRERSRGHGGASGKDRIDALGRLLTRILRHMATELNLNMRSDGYVKVQELLQLNIKTFANVPLRAHTVDEIKEAVRRDNKQRFSLLEEAGELLIRANQGHTVKAVETENLLKPILSAEEVPVCVHGTYKKNLKLILETGLNRMQRLHVHFSRGLPTDGEVISGMRRDVNVLIFLGVRKALEDGMKLYVSDNQVILTEGFEGVVPVKYFEKILSWPDKQVIPF; translated from the exons ATGTGGACTTCTCTGACCAGCAACAGCTTTCGCATTTTGCGCTACTGCTATATCTTTTGTCCGCACTTCCCAGCGAAGCCTACTACCTCCCTCATTAGACGTCGTGGGCTAGGTCTCATGGATGTCCCAAACAACCCTAGCAACCATGGAAAGAGCTCATCTTTCTCTGCGTTTGCTCATTCCACAAGAAG TGGTGGTAGAGGAAGAGGTGGAGATTTGAAAAGTGACCGTGAAAGATCAAGAGGCCATGGTGGTGCTTCTGGCAAAGATAGGATCGATGCTCTTGGGAGACTCTT GACACGCATTTTGCGCCATATGGCCACTGAGCTGAACTTGAATATGAGGAGTGATGGGTATGTCAAAGTTCAAGAATTACTCCAGCTGAACATTAAAACATTCGCCAATGTTCCATTGAGGGCACACACTGTTGATGAGATTAAGGAG GCTGTTAGGAGGGATAATAAACAGCGGTTCAGTCTTCTTGAGGAAGCTGGAGAGCTTCTGATACGTGCAAATCAAGGACATACAGTTAAG GCAGTTGAAACAGAAAACTTACTTAAGCCAATCCTCTCAGCTGAAGAAGTTCCAg TGTGTGTCCATGGAACTTATAAGAAGAACCTAAAATTGATACTGGAGACTGGTTTAAACCGCATGCAGAGATTGCACGTGCACTTCTCGAGAGGCTTGCCCACAGATGGGGAAGTAATAAGTG GCATGAGACGGGATGTCAACGTCCTGATCTTCCTTGGCGTGAGAAAAGCACTTGAAG ATGGAATGAAACTTTACGTCTCAGACAATCAGGTCATATTGACAGAAGGTTTCGAAGGAGTAGTGCCGGTGAAGTACTTCGAGAAGATACTGTCTTGGCCCGATAAACAAGTTATTCCTTTctga
- the LOC116202274 gene encoding tRNA 2'-phosphotransferase 1 isoform X2, translating to MWTSLTSNSFRILRYCYIFCPHFPAKPTTSLIRRRGLGLMDVPNNPSNHGKSSSFSAFAHSTRSGGRGRGGDLKSDRERSRGHGGASGKDRIDALGRLLTRILRHMATELNLNMRSDGYVKVQELLQLNIKTFANVPLRAHTVDEIKEAVRRDNKQRFSLLEEAGELLIRANQGHTVKAVETENLLKPILSAEEVPVCVHGTYKKNLKLILETGLNRMQRLHVHFSRGLPTDGEVISGQISIYLFKQHETGCQRPDLPWREKST from the exons ATGTGGACTTCTCTGACCAGCAACAGCTTTCGCATTTTGCGCTACTGCTATATCTTTTGTCCGCACTTCCCAGCGAAGCCTACTACCTCCCTCATTAGACGTCGTGGGCTAGGTCTCATGGATGTCCCAAACAACCCTAGCAACCATGGAAAGAGCTCATCTTTCTCTGCGTTTGCTCATTCCACAAGAAG TGGTGGTAGAGGAAGAGGTGGAGATTTGAAAAGTGACCGTGAAAGATCAAGAGGCCATGGTGGTGCTTCTGGCAAAGATAGGATCGATGCTCTTGGGAGACTCTT GACACGCATTTTGCGCCATATGGCCACTGAGCTGAACTTGAATATGAGGAGTGATGGGTATGTCAAAGTTCAAGAATTACTCCAGCTGAACATTAAAACATTCGCCAATGTTCCATTGAGGGCACACACTGTTGATGAGATTAAGGAG GCTGTTAGGAGGGATAATAAACAGCGGTTCAGTCTTCTTGAGGAAGCTGGAGAGCTTCTGATACGTGCAAATCAAGGACATACAGTTAAG GCAGTTGAAACAGAAAACTTACTTAAGCCAATCCTCTCAGCTGAAGAAGTTCCAg TGTGTGTCCATGGAACTTATAAGAAGAACCTAAAATTGATACTGGAGACTGGTTTAAACCGCATGCAGAGATTGCACGTGCACTTCTCGAGAGGCTTGCCCACAGATGGGGAAGTAATAAGTGGTCAGATTTCGATCTATTTGTTTAAACA GCATGAGACGGGATGTCAACGTCCTGATCTTCCTTGGCGTGAGAAAAGCACTTGA